One genomic region from Haloterrigena gelatinilytica encodes:
- a CDS encoding response regulator: MSDSRQFKPEPAQILLVEDNPGDVRLTEEAFKQGRIENDLHVVSDGNEALEFLYQRGEYEDAPRPDLILLDLNLPRKDGEDVLEELKGDSELRSIPVIVLTSSRAEEDVVRSYELHANAYLTKPVDPDDFIETVRAFEKFWFSVVRLPPEGEGQ; encoded by the coding sequence ATGAGTGATTCGAGACAGTTCAAACCGGAGCCAGCACAGATCCTGTTAGTCGAGGACAATCCGGGTGACGTCCGACTGACCGAAGAAGCGTTCAAACAGGGCCGCATCGAGAACGACCTCCACGTCGTTTCGGACGGCAACGAAGCGCTGGAGTTTCTCTACCAGCGCGGCGAGTACGAGGACGCGCCGCGACCGGATCTCATCCTGCTCGACCTCAACCTCCCGCGGAAGGACGGCGAGGACGTCCTCGAGGAGCTCAAGGGGGATTCCGAACTGCGATCGATTCCGGTGATCGTCCTGACGAGCTCCCGGGCCGAGGAGGACGTCGTCAGATCCTACGAGCTCCACGCCAACGCCTACCTGACGAAGCCGGTCGATCCGGACGACTTCATCGAGACGGTCCGGGCGTTCGAGAAGTTCTGGTTCTCCGTCGTCCGGCTTCCGCCGGAGGGTGAGGGCCAATGA
- a CDS encoding Cdc6/Cdc18 family protein, which yields MIVDGRVLREDFVPSEVVHRHDEVNLLSESLEPLLSDRRADPAFLFGPTGVGKTCIARYALGQLREQEPSIDVAYVNCWQEYTRFRVLYGVLEAVGRTVDIHRSTPKDELFDRLRETDARPVVVILDEVDQLEETAALYDLHRLGHVSLVLIANREEELFASFDDRVRSRLRAGTRVRFDRYGTDELAAILAERAEKALEPGAVSDGQLRTIADAASGDARVGIGILRSAARRASRRGLESVTDDVLEAAIPDARTAIRRETVEGLIEHQRVLYDVIAEAGEIDPGDLYDEYERRVDDPKTERTLRNYLTKMVHYDLIEAVGERRGRTYRLVGDDAVGRE from the coding sequence GTGATCGTCGACGGTCGCGTCCTGCGCGAGGATTTCGTCCCCAGCGAGGTGGTCCACCGCCACGACGAGGTGAACCTCCTCTCGGAGTCCCTGGAGCCGCTGCTGTCCGATCGGCGGGCCGACCCCGCGTTCCTGTTCGGTCCCACCGGCGTCGGGAAGACCTGTATCGCCAGGTACGCCCTGGGCCAGTTGCGCGAGCAGGAGCCGTCGATCGACGTCGCCTACGTCAACTGTTGGCAGGAGTACACCCGGTTTCGAGTGCTCTACGGCGTCCTCGAGGCGGTCGGCCGAACCGTCGACATCCACCGCTCGACACCGAAGGACGAACTGTTCGATCGGTTGCGTGAGACGGACGCCCGGCCCGTGGTGGTTATTTTAGACGAGGTCGACCAGCTCGAGGAGACGGCCGCGCTCTACGACCTCCACCGGCTGGGGCACGTCTCGCTGGTGTTGATCGCCAACCGCGAGGAGGAGCTGTTCGCGAGCTTCGACGACCGGGTCCGCTCGCGGCTGCGGGCGGGGACCCGCGTCCGGTTCGACCGCTACGGGACGGACGAACTGGCCGCGATCCTGGCCGAACGGGCGGAGAAGGCCCTCGAGCCCGGCGCCGTGAGCGACGGCCAGCTGCGGACGATCGCCGACGCCGCGTCGGGCGACGCCCGCGTGGGGATCGGCATCCTCCGGTCGGCCGCCCGTCGGGCGAGCCGACGGGGACTCGAGTCGGTGACCGACGACGTCCTCGAGGCGGCGATCCCGGACGCGCGGACGGCGATCCGGCGCGAGACCGTCGAGGGGCTGATCGAACACCAGCGGGTGCTGTACGACGTCATCGCCGAGGCCGGCGAGATCGATCCGGGCGACCTCTACGACGAGTACGAACGGCGGGTCGACGACCCCAAGACCGAGCGGACGCTGCGCAACTACCTGACGAAGATGGTCCACTACGACCTGATCGAGGCCGTCGGCGAGCGCCGCGGGCGGACCTACCGGCTCGTCGGCGACGACGCGGTCGGCCGCGAGTAG
- a CDS encoding GNAT family N-acetyltransferase: MSAQPRMSPEDLDDELERTVYEYVERNGAVEPAELARAIRIESGTTHSKPARSGTYTESVCPPAEDLESCIERLTDRGYLTESDGKVRLALGGTATELVLEDATVTVRPAREEDREGIVETMREVADEGPYIVAENVATRLERDSALVRANEERSRVCFVASLESAADEATDESDDDAAEPESDVVGWLHVDAHELPSLSHTAELTLGVAPEFRRKGIGSSLLEYGLEWADDAGYRKCYQNLPATNETAIEFLEENGWQREGVHEEQYRIDDEYVDEVMLAAWP, translated from the coding sequence ATGAGCGCCCAGCCGCGGATGTCGCCCGAGGATCTCGACGACGAACTGGAACGGACGGTCTACGAGTACGTCGAACGAAACGGGGCCGTCGAACCGGCCGAACTGGCGCGCGCGATCCGCATCGAATCGGGAACGACCCACTCGAAACCGGCCCGATCCGGCACCTACACCGAATCGGTCTGTCCGCCCGCCGAGGACCTCGAGTCCTGCATCGAGAGACTCACGGACCGAGGATACCTGACCGAATCCGACGGCAAGGTCCGCCTCGCGCTCGGCGGAACGGCGACCGAACTGGTCCTCGAGGACGCCACCGTCACGGTTCGACCGGCGCGGGAGGAAGACCGCGAGGGGATCGTCGAGACGATGCGCGAGGTCGCCGACGAGGGCCCCTACATCGTCGCCGAGAACGTCGCGACGCGACTCGAGCGCGACTCGGCGCTCGTGCGGGCCAACGAGGAGCGCTCGCGGGTCTGTTTCGTCGCGAGTCTCGAGTCGGCGGCCGACGAGGCGACCGACGAATCGGACGACGACGCCGCGGAGCCCGAATCAGACGTCGTCGGCTGGCTCCACGTCGACGCCCACGAATTGCCGTCGCTTTCCCACACCGCCGAACTCACCCTCGGCGTCGCGCCCGAGTTCCGCCGCAAGGGGATCGGCTCGAGCCTCCTCGAGTACGGTCTCGAGTGGGCCGACGACGCCGGGTACCGGAAGTGCTACCAGAACCTGCCGGCGACCAACGAGACCGCCATCGAGTTCCTCGAGGAGAACGGCTGGCAGCGCGAGGGCGTCCACGAGGAGCAGTACCGCATCGACGACGAGTACGTCGACGAAGTGATGCTGGCGGCGTGGCCGTAG
- a CDS encoding glycosyltransferase — protein sequence MAKTNVVAAFTDLYRPTVNGVTYTVALWRERWGRRRGSMAIVFPEMAGYEPGDGEYALPSVGAPLYPRYRLGVPVAPDGLDTPDIVHVHTPFTVGFAGVRFARERDVPVVATYHTLLEDRVSQHVSDGAVEPLKRVCRAYERAFFERVDHVTVPTAFARWHLLERVGADVDATIVSNGIDVDFFRPVEATPLRERYGLSGEGPLLGYTGRHGPEKNLEEAIDAVDGTDWTLVIAGDGPARDDLEARAAATDADVRFLGFLEREELPAFYSALDAFVFPSPVETQGLVALEATACGTPVVAADAGALADGVIEGEIGYRYAPGDREAFRWAIRRTLAERERLSDLCRRRRDMLAVDHSLDQLAGLYDAIRDD from the coding sequence ATGGCGAAGACGAACGTCGTCGCCGCGTTCACCGACCTCTACCGACCGACGGTCAACGGCGTCACCTACACGGTCGCGCTGTGGCGCGAGCGATGGGGCCGCCGTCGGGGATCGATGGCGATCGTCTTCCCCGAGATGGCCGGGTACGAACCCGGCGACGGGGAGTACGCGCTCCCGAGCGTCGGCGCGCCGCTGTACCCGCGCTACCGCCTCGGAGTGCCGGTGGCTCCCGACGGACTCGACACGCCCGACATCGTCCACGTCCACACGCCGTTCACGGTCGGGTTCGCGGGCGTCCGGTTCGCCCGCGAGCGCGACGTCCCCGTCGTCGCCACCTACCACACGCTCCTCGAGGACCGCGTGAGCCAGCACGTCTCCGACGGGGCGGTCGAGCCGCTCAAGCGCGTTTGCCGCGCCTACGAGCGGGCGTTCTTCGAGCGCGTCGATCACGTGACCGTGCCGACGGCGTTCGCCCGGTGGCACCTGCTCGAGCGCGTCGGTGCGGACGTCGACGCGACGATCGTCTCGAACGGTATCGACGTCGACTTCTTCCGGCCGGTCGAGGCGACGCCCCTTCGAGAGCGCTACGGCCTCTCGGGCGAGGGACCGCTGCTGGGCTACACGGGCCGGCACGGTCCCGAAAAGAACCTCGAGGAGGCGATCGACGCCGTCGACGGCACCGACTGGACGCTCGTCATCGCCGGCGACGGACCCGCCCGCGACGACCTCGAGGCTCGCGCCGCGGCGACCGACGCCGACGTCCGGTTTTTGGGCTTCCTCGAGCGCGAAGAGCTGCCGGCGTTCTACTCGGCGCTCGACGCGTTCGTCTTCCCGAGTCCGGTCGAGACGCAGGGGCTGGTCGCGCTCGAGGCGACCGCCTGCGGGACGCCGGTCGTCGCCGCCGACGCCGGGGCGTTAGCGGACGGCGTCATCGAGGGCGAGATCGGCTACCGGTACGCGCCCGGCGACCGCGAGGCGTTTCGGTGGGCGATCCGTCGGACGCTGGCCGAACGCGAGCGGCTCTCGGACCTCTGTCGGCGCCGTCGAGACATGCTCGCGGTCGATCACTCGCTCGACCAGTTGGCGGGGCTGTACGACGCGATTCGCGACGATTAA
- a CDS encoding ubiquitin-like small modifier protein 1 → MELELRFFATFREAVGEKERAETFDDDAAVGDVLAALEAEYAGLEGQLLEEGESGRAIRPQLSVLKNGRDVTHMAGPETPLEDGDRLSVFPPVAGG, encoded by the coding sequence ATGGAGCTCGAATTGCGGTTTTTCGCGACCTTTCGAGAGGCCGTCGGCGAGAAGGAACGGGCCGAAACGTTCGACGACGACGCCGCGGTCGGCGACGTGCTGGCCGCCCTCGAGGCCGAGTACGCGGGTCTCGAGGGGCAGTTGCTCGAGGAAGGCGAGTCGGGACGGGCGATCAGGCCGCAGTTGAGCGTGCTGAAAAACGGCCGCGACGTGACCCACATGGCCGGCCCGGAGACGCCCCTCGAGGACGGCGATAGACTCTCGGTGTTCCCGCCGGTCGCGGGCGGGTAG